The Streptomyces sp. NBC_01275 genome has a segment encoding these proteins:
- a CDS encoding tRNA (adenine-N1)-methyltransferase, which translates to MSEPTGAARRRGPFKVGDQVQLTDPKGRHYTFTLEAGKNFHTHKGSFPHDELIGAPEGSVVRTTGNVAYLALRPLLPDYVLSMPRGAAVVYPKDAGQILAFADIFPGARVVEAGVGSGSLSSFLLRAIGDQGMLHSYERREDFAEIAQQNVERYFGGPHPAWQLTVGDLQDNLSDTDVDRVILDMLAPWECLEAVSKALVPGGIVCCYVATTTQLARTVESIREIGCFNEPSAWESMIRNWHIEGLAVRPDHRMIGHTGFLLTARRLADGVEPPMRRRRPAKGAYGEDYSGPNADAGAGR; encoded by the coding sequence ATGTCCGAACCGACCGGTGCCGCCCGCAGGCGCGGGCCCTTCAAGGTCGGGGACCAGGTTCAGCTGACCGACCCCAAGGGCCGCCACTACACGTTCACGCTCGAAGCCGGGAAGAATTTTCACACCCACAAGGGTTCCTTCCCGCACGACGAACTGATCGGCGCACCCGAGGGCAGCGTTGTCCGCACCACCGGGAACGTCGCCTACCTCGCGCTGCGCCCCCTGCTCCCCGACTACGTCCTGTCCATGCCCCGCGGGGCAGCCGTCGTCTACCCCAAGGACGCGGGGCAGATCCTCGCCTTCGCCGACATCTTTCCCGGCGCACGCGTAGTCGAAGCCGGCGTCGGCTCCGGCTCGCTCAGCAGCTTCCTGCTGCGCGCCATCGGCGACCAGGGCATGCTGCACTCCTACGAGCGCCGCGAGGACTTCGCCGAGATCGCCCAGCAGAACGTGGAGCGCTACTTCGGCGGCCCCCACCCCGCCTGGCAGCTCACCGTCGGCGACCTCCAGGACAACCTCTCCGACACCGACGTGGACCGCGTCATCCTCGACATGCTCGCCCCCTGGGAATGCCTCGAGGCCGTCTCCAAGGCCCTCGTCCCCGGCGGCATCGTCTGCTGCTACGTGGCGACCACCACCCAGCTCGCCCGGACCGTCGAGTCCATCCGCGAGATCGGCTGCTTCAACGAGCCGAGCGCCTGGGAATCGATGATCCGCAACTGGCACATCGAGGGCCTGGCCGTCCGCCCGGACCACCGCATGATCGGCCACACCGGCTTCCTCCTCACCGCCCGCCGCCTCGCCGACGGCGTCGAGCCACCCATGCGCCGCCGCCGCCCCGCCAAGGGCGCCTACGGCGAGGACTACAGCGGCCCCAACGCCGACGCAGGCGCCGGCCGCTGA
- the arc gene encoding proteasome ATPase: protein MAAHDDDMNRGIRPGRGSDDPAGQIAYLEQEIAVLRRKLADSPRHTRILEERIVELQTNLAGVSAQNERLANTLREARDQIVALKEEVDRLAQPPAGFGVFLAANEDGTADIFTGGRKLRVNVSPSVELDELRRGQELMLNEALNVVEAMAFERVGEIVTLKEILEDGERALVQGHTDEEKVVRLAEPLLDVVIRPGDALLLEPRSGYVYEVVPKSEVEELVLEEVPDIGYEQIGGLGGQIEAIRDAVELPYLYPDLFKEHELRPPKGVLLYGPPGCGKTLIAKAVANSLAKKVAEVTGQATGKSFFLNIKGPELLNKYVGETERQIRLVFQRAREKASEGTPVIVFFDEMESLFRTRGSGVSSDVENTIVPQLLAEIDGVEGLQNVVVIGASNREDMIDPAILRPGRLDVKIKIERPDAEAAKDIFQKYLTERLPLHAEDVGEHGGDKTTTVQSMIQTAVEHMYAESEENRFLEVTYANGDKEVLYFKDFNSGAMIENIVGRAKKMAIKDFLEKNQKGLRVSHLLQACVDEFKENEDLPNTTNPDDWARISGKKGERIVYIRTLITGKQGADTGRSIDTVANTGQYL from the coding sequence GTGGCAGCCCACGACGACGACATGAACCGCGGCATCCGCCCGGGACGAGGGTCCGACGACCCGGCCGGGCAGATTGCCTACCTTGAGCAGGAGATCGCCGTCCTGCGACGTAAGCTCGCCGACTCTCCGCGACACACGAGGATTCTCGAAGAGCGGATCGTCGAGCTGCAGACCAACCTGGCCGGCGTGTCCGCCCAGAACGAGCGACTCGCCAACACGCTCCGTGAGGCCCGCGACCAGATCGTGGCCCTCAAGGAGGAAGTCGACCGGCTCGCACAGCCCCCGGCCGGCTTCGGAGTCTTCCTCGCGGCGAACGAGGACGGCACAGCCGACATCTTCACCGGAGGCCGCAAACTCCGCGTGAACGTCAGCCCCAGCGTCGAGCTCGACGAGCTCCGACGCGGCCAGGAACTGATGCTCAACGAAGCGCTCAACGTGGTCGAGGCCATGGCCTTCGAACGCGTAGGCGAGATCGTCACCCTCAAGGAGATCCTCGAGGACGGCGAGCGCGCCCTGGTCCAGGGACACACCGACGAAGAAAAAGTGGTACGGCTCGCCGAACCACTCCTCGACGTCGTCATCCGCCCTGGCGACGCCCTCCTGCTCGAGCCCCGCTCCGGCTACGTCTACGAGGTCGTCCCCAAGAGCGAGGTCGAGGAACTCGTCCTCGAAGAGGTCCCCGACATCGGCTACGAGCAGATCGGCGGCCTCGGCGGACAGATCGAGGCCATCCGCGACGCGGTCGAGCTCCCCTACCTCTACCCCGACCTCTTCAAGGAGCACGAGCTGCGCCCGCCCAAGGGCGTCCTGCTCTACGGGCCCCCCGGATGCGGCAAGACGCTCATCGCCAAGGCCGTCGCCAACTCGCTGGCCAAGAAGGTCGCCGAGGTCACCGGCCAGGCCACCGGCAAGAGCTTCTTCCTCAACATCAAGGGCCCCGAGCTCCTCAACAAGTACGTCGGCGAGACCGAGCGACAGATCCGCCTCGTCTTCCAGCGCGCCCGGGAGAAGGCCAGCGAGGGCACCCCCGTCATCGTCTTCTTCGACGAGATGGAATCCCTCTTCCGCACCCGCGGCTCGGGCGTCAGCTCGGACGTGGAGAACACCATCGTCCCGCAGCTCCTCGCCGAGATCGACGGCGTCGAAGGCCTGCAGAACGTGGTCGTCATCGGCGCCTCCAACCGCGAGGACATGATCGACCCCGCCATCCTGCGCCCCGGCCGCCTCGACGTGAAGATCAAGATCGAGCGCCCGGACGCCGAAGCGGCCAAGGACATCTTCCAGAAGTACCTCACCGAACGGCTCCCGCTGCACGCCGAGGACGTGGGCGAGCACGGCGGCGACAAGACCACGACCGTCCAGAGCATGATCCAGACGGCAGTGGAACACATGTACGCCGAATCCGAGGAAAACCGCTTCCTGGAAGTCACCTACGCCAACGGCGACAAGGAAGTCCTCTACTTCAAGGACTTCAACTCCGGCGCCATGATCGAGAACATCGTGGGCCGCGCCAAGAAAATGGCGATCAAGGACTTCCTCGAAAAGAACCAGAAGGGCCTCCGCGTCTCCCACCTCCTCCAGGCATGCGTGGACGAGTTCAAGGAGAACGAGGACCTTCCCAACACCACCAACCCCGACGACTGGGCCCGAATCTCCGGAAAGAAGGGCGAACGGATCGTCTATATCCGTACCCTCATCACCGGAAAGCAGGGCGCCGACACCGGACGCTCCATCGACACGGTGGCGAACACCGGACAGTACCTGTAA
- a CDS encoding HAD family phosphatase: MTSTVPAPVTRTAQGSALQAVLLDMDGTLVDTEGFWWDVEVEIFAGLGHTLDDSWRHVVVGGPMSRSAGFLIEATGADITFPELAVLLNDGFEDRITRALPLMPGAARLLAELAEHQVPTALVSASHRRIIDRVLASLGAQHFTLTVAGDEVPRTKPHPDPYLLAAAGLGAEPARCAVIEDTATGVASAEAAGCHVVAVPSVAPISPAARRTVVPSLEQVDLTFLRGLITY; encoded by the coding sequence ATGACCAGCACGGTTCCCGCGCCAGTGACCCGCACGGCCCAAGGCTCGGCCCTGCAGGCCGTGCTCCTCGACATGGACGGCACCCTGGTGGACACCGAGGGCTTCTGGTGGGACGTCGAGGTCGAGATCTTCGCCGGCCTCGGCCACACCCTCGACGACTCCTGGCGCCATGTCGTGGTCGGCGGCCCGATGAGCCGCAGTGCCGGGTTCCTCATCGAGGCGACCGGAGCCGACATCACCTTCCCCGAACTCGCCGTCCTGCTCAACGACGGCTTCGAGGACCGCATCACCCGCGCCCTGCCCCTGATGCCGGGAGCCGCCCGGCTGCTCGCCGAGCTGGCCGAGCACCAGGTCCCCACGGCCCTCGTCTCCGCCTCGCACCGGCGCATCATCGACCGCGTCCTGGCCTCGCTCGGCGCCCAGCACTTCACCCTGACCGTGGCCGGCGACGAGGTCCCGCGCACCAAGCCCCACCCCGACCCCTATCTGCTCGCGGCCGCCGGACTCGGCGCGGAGCCGGCCAGATGCGCCGTCATCGAGGACACCGCGACCGGGGTCGCCTCGGCGGAGGCGGCCGGCTGCCACGTCGTGGCCGTGCCCTCCGTGGCGCCGATCTCCCCGGCCGCCCGACGCACCGTCGTGCCCTCGCTGGAACAGGTCGACCTGACATTTCTGCGCGGGCTGATCACGTACTGA
- a CDS encoding ferredoxin: MSVQQEAGVGGEALEVWIDQDLCTGDGICAQYAPEVFELDIDGLAYVKSAEDELLQDKGATVPVPLPLLTDVVDSARECPGDCIHVRRVSDRVEVFGPDAE, from the coding sequence GTGAGCGTGCAGCAGGAGGCCGGTGTCGGCGGCGAGGCTCTGGAGGTCTGGATCGACCAGGATCTCTGTACCGGCGACGGTATCTGCGCTCAGTACGCGCCTGAGGTGTTCGAGCTGGACATCGATGGTTTGGCGTATGTCAAGAGCGCGGAGGACGAGCTGTTGCAGGACAAGGGGGCGACGGTGCCGGTGCCGTTGCCGCTGTTGACGGACGTGGTGGACTCGGCGCGGGAGTGTCCGGGCGACTGTATTCATGTGCGGCGGGTTTCGGACAGGGTCGAGGTGTTCGGGCCGGACGCCGAGTGA
- a CDS encoding ABC transporter substrate-binding protein — translation MNRKTLVLPAVVGLLAPVLAACGGADSGSGGGDAIVVGTTDRFTATKDAPAPLDPAYAYDVGTWNILRQTVQTLMIQPKGEGDPVPEAAKSCSFTDSGNERYACKLRDGLKFSNGDAITAEDVKFSIDRARAIKSDSGVFALLSTIDTVETQGDNEVIFHLKTADATFPFKLSTPVAGIVNPDDYEKDKLREGFAVDGSGPYTLKADTDGDDMTKAVFTKNPNYKGTLKVNNDEVDMVSYDDADAMGKALDKGDIDLMTRSMSPEQIQKLSDATGSSDTDLVELAGLEIRYLAFNTTAPAVKSKAVRQAMAQVIDRDGLVSEVYGSQAEPLYSLVPASITGHSNSFFNTYGDPSVTKAKALLTAANITTPVKLTLNYTTDHYGPATKQEFEVLKKQLDDSGLFDVTIKGAPWETFVPAERKGEYAVYGMGWFPDFPDADNFVAPFLDKDNFLKSPYANSDIIDKLIPESRREADRVTAGQSLTEIQDIVADDVPILPLWQGKQYVAANNEITGTAYVLNSSATLQLWELGRGASN, via the coding sequence ATGAACCGCAAGACTTTGGTGCTGCCGGCCGTGGTCGGTCTGCTCGCGCCCGTACTCGCCGCCTGCGGCGGGGCCGACAGCGGGAGCGGCGGCGGCGACGCCATCGTCGTGGGCACCACCGACCGGTTCACCGCCACCAAGGACGCCCCGGCGCCGCTCGACCCGGCCTACGCCTACGACGTCGGCACCTGGAACATCCTGCGCCAGACCGTGCAGACCCTGATGATCCAGCCCAAGGGCGAGGGCGACCCCGTCCCGGAGGCGGCCAAGAGCTGCAGCTTCACCGACAGCGGCAACGAGCGCTACGCCTGCAAGCTCCGCGACGGTCTGAAGTTCTCCAACGGCGACGCCATCACCGCCGAGGACGTGAAGTTCTCCATCGACCGCGCCCGCGCGATCAAGTCCGACTCCGGCGTGTTCGCCCTGCTGTCGACCATCGACACCGTCGAGACGCAGGGTGACAACGAAGTCATCTTCCACCTCAAGACCGCGGACGCCACCTTCCCGTTCAAGCTGTCGACCCCCGTCGCCGGCATCGTCAACCCCGACGACTACGAGAAGGACAAGCTGCGCGAGGGCTTCGCGGTCGACGGCTCCGGCCCGTACACCCTGAAGGCCGACACCGACGGCGACGACATGACCAAGGCCGTGTTCACCAAGAACCCCAACTACAAGGGGACGCTCAAGGTGAACAACGACGAGGTCGACATGGTCTCCTACGACGACGCCGACGCGATGGGCAAAGCCCTCGACAAGGGCGACATCGACCTCATGACCCGCAGCATGTCCCCGGAGCAGATCCAGAAGCTCTCCGACGCAACCGGCTCCAGCGACACCGACCTGGTCGAGCTCGCCGGCCTCGAGATCCGCTACCTCGCCTTCAACACCACCGCCCCCGCGGTGAAGTCGAAGGCCGTGCGCCAGGCGATGGCCCAGGTCATCGACCGCGACGGACTCGTCTCCGAGGTCTACGGCTCCCAGGCCGAGCCCCTCTACTCGCTGGTCCCGGCCTCCATCACCGGCCACTCCAACTCCTTCTTCAACACCTACGGCGACCCCAGCGTCACCAAGGCCAAGGCCCTGCTGACCGCCGCCAACATCACCACGCCGGTGAAGCTGACGCTGAACTACACGACCGACCACTACGGCCCGGCCACGAAGCAGGAGTTCGAGGTGCTGAAGAAGCAGCTCGACGACAGCGGCCTGTTCGACGTCACCATCAAGGGCGCCCCCTGGGAGACGTTCGTCCCCGCCGAGCGCAAGGGCGAGTACGCCGTCTACGGCATGGGCTGGTTCCCCGACTTCCCCGACGCCGACAACTTCGTCGCACCGTTCCTCGACAAGGACAACTTCCTCAAGTCCCCGTACGCGAACAGCGACATCATCGACAAGCTGATCCCCGAGTCCCGCCGCGAGGCCGACCGGGTCACCGCCGGCCAGAGCCTCACGGAGATCCAGGACATCGTCGCCGATGACGTCCCGATCCTGCCCCTGTGGCAGGGCAAGCAGTACGTCGCCGCCAACAACGAGATCACCGGCACCGCGTACGTGCTGAACTCCTCCGCCACCCTTCAGCTGTGGGAGCTCGGCCGCGGCGCGAGCAACTGA
- a CDS encoding site-2 protease family protein, translating into MVESGGSGRPRPDNEESAEHPLTPAPQATAPAQPPGPGTQPGERPDTPNPTPTPKPTEHPTPEPPAAKPEPASTPETGAEPASGAEPEPEPTPASANEPKVASATEPEPTPSSATEPRPASRPETGAETAPATGPESVSASATDPEPASPPETGSEPSAMPETGPEPASGTEPTPIPASATEPDPSPAAAPATHQEPPPAPTGEPTARTPALTKGPPPQRPPEQPRGGLLMGRPFGVPVYVAPSWFLVAALITWVFGGQLDRVLPDLGFARYLVALFFAVAFYASVLIHELAHTIAALRFKLPVRRIQLQFFGGVSEIEKEAETPGREFWLAFVGPLLSLALAGVFYLAMQPVEPGTVPGVLLAGLMISNLIVAIFNLLPGLPLDGGRMLRAVVWKITGKPMSGTIAAAWVGRALAVSVLVGLPLLTQTGALGSTAEDSVGMDTVTDALLAAILAAIIWTGAGNSLRMARLREHLPDLRARTLTRRAVPVETNTPLSEALRRANDAGARALVVVDAHGEPLSLVREAAIVGVPEHRRPWVAVSGLAQDLTDGMRVSAELAGEDLLDVLRATPATEYLVVEETGEIYGVLSAADVERAFVKAMARPN; encoded by the coding sequence GTGGTGGAAAGCGGCGGGAGCGGGCGGCCGCGGCCGGACAACGAAGAGTCGGCCGAGCACCCCCTGACACCTGCGCCCCAGGCCACCGCACCCGCGCAGCCCCCGGGCCCCGGCACACAGCCGGGGGAGCGGCCCGACACCCCCAACCCCACGCCGACCCCGAAACCGACCGAACACCCCACCCCCGAGCCCCCGGCAGCCAAGCCGGAACCCGCTTCCACGCCGGAGACCGGTGCGGAACCCGCGTCGGGCGCCGAGCCCGAGCCCGAGCCCACGCCCGCGTCGGCGAACGAGCCCAAGGTGGCATCGGCGACCGAGCCGGAGCCCACGCCCTCGTCGGCAACCGAGCCGCGACCCGCCTCCAGGCCGGAGACCGGCGCGGAGACCGCGCCCGCGACCGGCCCGGAGTCCGTCTCCGCCTCCGCGACCGACCCGGAACCCGCCTCTCCACCGGAAACCGGTTCGGAACCCTCCGCTATGCCCGAGACCGGACCGGAACCCGCGTCGGGCACCGAGCCCACCCCCATCCCCGCCTCGGCGACCGAGCCGGACCCCTCTCCCGCTGCCGCCCCCGCGACGCACCAGGAGCCCCCTCCCGCCCCCACGGGGGAGCCGACCGCCCGCACCCCCGCCCTCACCAAGGGCCCCCCGCCCCAGCGCCCCCCGGAGCAGCCCCGGGGCGGGCTGCTGATGGGACGGCCCTTCGGCGTGCCCGTCTACGTGGCCCCCAGCTGGTTCCTCGTCGCCGCGCTGATCACCTGGGTCTTCGGCGGACAGCTCGACCGCGTGCTCCCCGACCTCGGATTCGCCCGCTACCTCGTCGCCCTCTTCTTCGCGGTCGCCTTCTACGCCTCCGTCCTCATCCACGAACTGGCCCACACCATCGCGGCCCTCCGCTTCAAACTCCCGGTCCGCCGCATCCAGCTCCAGTTCTTCGGCGGCGTCTCCGAGATCGAGAAGGAAGCCGAGACCCCCGGCCGCGAGTTCTGGCTGGCCTTCGTCGGCCCCCTGCTCTCCCTCGCCCTCGCCGGCGTCTTCTACCTCGCCATGCAGCCCGTCGAGCCCGGCACCGTCCCCGGCGTCCTGCTGGCCGGCCTGATGATCTCCAACCTCATCGTGGCGATCTTCAACCTCCTGCCCGGCCTCCCCCTCGACGGCGGCCGCATGCTCCGCGCCGTCGTCTGGAAGATCACCGGCAAGCCCATGAGCGGCACCATCGCCGCCGCCTGGGTCGGCCGCGCCCTCGCCGTCTCCGTCCTCGTCGGCCTCCCGCTCCTCACCCAGACCGGCGCCCTCGGCTCCACCGCCGAGGACAGCGTCGGCATGGACACCGTCACCGACGCCCTGCTCGCCGCCATCCTCGCCGCGATCATCTGGACCGGCGCCGGCAACAGCCTGCGCATGGCCCGCCTGCGCGAACACCTCCCCGACCTGCGCGCCCGCACCCTCACCCGCCGCGCCGTCCCCGTCGAGACCAACACCCCCCTCTCCGAGGCCCTGCGCCGCGCCAACGACGCCGGCGCCCGCGCACTCGTCGTCGTCGACGCCCACGGCGAACCCCTCTCCCTCGTCCGCGAGGCCGCCATCGTCGGCGTACCCGAACACCGCCGCCCCTGGGTCGCCGTCAGCGGCCTCGCCCAGGACCTCACCGACGGCATGCGCGTCTCCGCCGAACTCGCCGGCGAGGACCTCCTCGACGTCCTGCGCGCCACCCCCGCCACCGAATACCTCGTCGTCGAGGAGACCGGCGAGATCTACGGCGTCCTGTCCGCCGCCGACGTCGAACGCGCCTTCGTCAAGGCCATGGCCCGCCCCAACTGA
- a CDS encoding RecB family exonuclease — protein sequence MESSSEDVARAGDGGGVAAEPTAGVRERAAVVATAPASLSPSRAGDFMQCPLLYRFRVIDRLPEKPSPAATKGTLVHAVLERLFDAPAAERTAAGAKSLIPGQWDRLRESRPEVVELFADDPEGERLAGWLSEAERLVERWFTLEDPTRLEPAERELFVEAELDSGLRLRGIIDRVDVAPTGEVRIVDYKTGKAPRPEYAESALFQMKFYALVVWRLKNVVPRRLQLVYLGSGDVLTYDPVLADLERVERKLLALWEAIRLATETGEWRPRPTKLCGWCDHQAHCPEFGGTPPPYPLPVQGEPPVRAAESEGGEQGRMGPD from the coding sequence ATGGAGAGCAGCAGCGAGGATGTCGCGCGGGCGGGCGACGGCGGTGGGGTGGCGGCCGAGCCGACCGCGGGGGTACGGGAGAGGGCGGCGGTCGTGGCCACGGCGCCGGCCTCGCTGTCGCCGTCGCGCGCCGGTGACTTCATGCAGTGCCCGCTGCTGTACCGGTTCCGGGTGATCGACCGGCTGCCGGAGAAGCCGAGTCCGGCGGCGACGAAGGGGACGCTGGTGCACGCGGTGCTCGAGCGGTTGTTCGACGCGCCGGCGGCCGAGCGGACCGCGGCGGGGGCCAAGTCGTTGATCCCGGGTCAGTGGGACCGGTTGCGCGAGTCGAGGCCCGAGGTGGTGGAGCTGTTCGCGGACGATCCGGAGGGCGAGCGGCTGGCGGGCTGGCTGTCGGAGGCGGAGCGGCTGGTGGAGCGCTGGTTCACGCTGGAGGATCCGACGCGGCTGGAGCCGGCCGAGCGGGAGCTGTTCGTCGAGGCGGAGCTGGATTCGGGTCTGCGGCTGCGCGGGATCATCGACCGGGTGGACGTGGCGCCCACCGGTGAGGTGCGGATCGTCGACTACAAGACGGGGAAGGCGCCCCGGCCGGAGTATGCCGAGAGCGCGCTGTTCCAGATGAAGTTCTACGCCCTGGTCGTCTGGCGGCTGAAGAACGTGGTGCCGCGGCGGCTGCAGCTGGTGTATCTGGGCAGCGGCGACGTGCTGACGTACGACCCGGTGCTCGCCGATCTGGAGCGGGTGGAGCGCAAGCTGCTCGCGTTGTGGGAGGCGATCCGGCTGGCGACGGAGACGGGTGAGTGGCGGCCGCGGCCGACGAAGCTGTGCGGCTGGTGCGACCACCAGGCGCACTGCCCGGAGTTCGGCGGCACTCCCCCGCCGTATCCGCTGCCGGTGCAGGGAGAGCCGCCGGTGAGGGCGGCCGAGTCCGAGGGCGGGGAGCAGGGCAGAATGGGGCCGGACTAG
- a CDS encoding ABC transporter substrate-binding protein: MNLRNQWPVLPIVAGLASGLLTGCGTQSGGSGGDGSSVVLGMSDDVLATDPASGYDPGSWLLFNNVFQSLLSFPKGATEPEPDAAKDCSFTDADTQVYECTLKDGLKFSNGDALTSEDVKFSFDRMLKIDDDAGPAIMFPMLDKVETPDDKTVVFKLKVPDATFPSKIASGAGSIVDHKEYDADGLCEDGGAIGSGPYKLDSFGDDEAVFSVNENYRGTADVQNNGVTLKFFSGDQKALKQAVLDHEIDIAYRGLTATDISDIEQSTDSGAEVVEGSSAEVQHLVFNMDDPVAGKLGVRQAIAYLLDREALAEGVYQGTADPLYSIIPAGIAGHNTAFFDRYGARPSPAKAAAALQDDGITGKVKLTLWSTPSRYGPATDQELKAIAGQLNASGLFDADVKSVAYSQYEKDIADGKYGVYVKGWVPDYPDADNFTAPFFGAGNVLDNRYTNSTITDTLIPRTAAQSDRAATDADYGRIQDLVAEQLPVIPVWQAKQYAVVGENVYGLENCLDASTVFRFWELSKS; the protein is encoded by the coding sequence GTGAACCTGCGCAACCAGTGGCCAGTCCTGCCGATCGTGGCGGGGCTGGCCTCCGGCCTGTTGACCGGCTGCGGCACCCAGAGCGGGGGCTCCGGAGGCGACGGCTCCTCCGTGGTCCTGGGAATGTCCGACGACGTCCTGGCCACGGACCCGGCGTCCGGCTACGACCCCGGCTCCTGGCTGTTGTTCAACAACGTGTTCCAGTCACTGCTCAGCTTCCCCAAGGGCGCCACGGAACCCGAGCCGGACGCGGCGAAGGACTGCTCCTTCACCGACGCCGACACCCAGGTCTACGAGTGCACCCTGAAGGACGGCCTGAAGTTCAGCAACGGTGACGCCCTCACCTCCGAGGACGTCAAGTTCTCCTTCGACCGCATGCTGAAGATCGACGACGACGCCGGCCCCGCGATCATGTTCCCCATGCTCGACAAGGTCGAGACGCCCGACGACAAGACCGTCGTCTTCAAGCTGAAGGTCCCCGACGCCACCTTCCCCAGCAAGATCGCGTCGGGCGCCGGCTCCATCGTCGACCACAAGGAGTACGACGCCGACGGTCTGTGCGAGGACGGCGGCGCCATCGGCTCCGGCCCCTACAAGCTGGACTCCTTCGGCGACGACGAAGCCGTCTTCTCCGTCAACGAGAACTACCGGGGCACCGCCGACGTCCAGAACAACGGCGTCACCCTGAAGTTCTTCAGCGGCGACCAGAAGGCCCTCAAGCAGGCCGTCCTCGACCACGAGATCGACATCGCCTACCGAGGCCTCACCGCCACCGACATCTCCGACATCGAGCAGAGCACCGACTCGGGCGCCGAGGTCGTCGAGGGCAGCAGCGCCGAGGTCCAGCACCTGGTCTTCAACATGGACGACCCGGTCGCCGGCAAGCTCGGCGTACGCCAGGCCATCGCCTATCTCCTCGACCGCGAAGCCCTCGCCGAAGGCGTCTACCAGGGCACCGCCGACCCCCTGTACTCGATCATCCCGGCCGGCATCGCGGGCCACAACACCGCCTTCTTCGACCGCTACGGCGCCCGCCCCTCCCCGGCCAAGGCCGCCGCCGCACTCCAGGACGACGGCATCACCGGCAAGGTGAAGCTCACCCTCTGGTCCACCCCGTCCCGCTACGGCCCCGCCACCGACCAGGAACTCAAGGCCATCGCAGGCCAGCTCAACGCCAGCGGCCTGTTCGACGCCGACGTCAAGTCCGTCGCCTACAGCCAGTACGAGAAGGACATCGCCGACGGCAAGTACGGCGTCTACGTCAAGGGCTGGGTGCCCGACTACCCGGACGCCGACAACTTCACCGCCCCCTTCTTCGGCGCCGGCAACGTCCTGGACAACCGCTACACCAACAGCACGATCACCGACACCCTGATCCCGCGCACCGCCGCCCAGAGCGACCGCGCCGCCACCGACGCGGACTACGGCCGGATCCAGGACCTCGTCGCCGAACAGCTGCCCGTCATCCCGGTCTGGCAGGCCAAGCAGTACGCGGTCGTCGGCGAGAACGTCTACGGCCTGGAGAACTGCCTCGACGCCTCCACGGTCTTCCGCTTCTGGGAACTCAGCAAGAGCTGA
- a CDS encoding response regulator transcription factor yields the protein MAIRVLLVDDQPLLRTGFRMILEAEQDIAVVGEAGDGLQALDQVRALQPDVVLMDIRMPRMDGVEATRQITGPGRDGPAKVLVLTTFDLDEYVVEALRAGASGFLLKDAPANELVQAIRVVAAGEAMLAPSITRRLLDKYATHLPSGDEPVPDTLHTLTDREVEVLKLVARGLSNAEIAADLFVSETTVKTHVGHVLTKLGLRDRVQAAVYAYESGLVRPGAQ from the coding sequence GTGGCCATCCGCGTCCTATTGGTCGACGACCAGCCGCTGCTGCGCACCGGCTTCCGGATGATCCTGGAGGCCGAGCAGGACATCGCGGTCGTCGGCGAGGCCGGAGACGGGCTTCAGGCCCTCGACCAGGTACGGGCGTTGCAGCCCGATGTGGTTCTGATGGACATCCGTATGCCCCGGATGGACGGCGTGGAGGCGACTCGGCAGATCACCGGGCCTGGTCGGGACGGGCCGGCGAAGGTGCTGGTGCTGACCACCTTCGACCTCGACGAGTACGTCGTGGAGGCGCTGCGGGCGGGGGCGAGCGGGTTCCTGTTGAAGGACGCGCCCGCCAACGAGCTGGTGCAGGCGATCCGGGTGGTGGCGGCCGGCGAGGCGATGCTGGCGCCGAGCATCACGCGGCGGCTGCTCGACAAGTACGCCACGCATCTGCCGTCGGGCGACGAGCCGGTGCCGGACACCCTGCACACGCTGACCGATCGTGAGGTGGAGGTGCTGAAGCTGGTGGCGCGGGGGCTGTCGAACGCGGAGATCGCGGCCGACCTGTTCGTCAGCGAGACCACCGTGAAGACGCATGTCGGGCATGTGTTGACCAAGTTGGGGCTGCGGGATCGGGTGCAGGCCGCGGTGTACGCGTACGAGAGCGGGTTGGTGCGTCCCGGCGCGCAGTAG